A single Paratractidigestivibacter faecalis DNA region contains:
- a CDS encoding transposase gives MPRSARVKAESGFYHVVAKGSGGQNLFEGPADYQAFLGFLSQACEKHGVAVIAFCLMTNHVHLLVEDPDGNLSQMMQSLMTSYAQRFNSTGGHIGHVFQQRFKSQPVEDDAYLLQAARYIHNNPARAGICAAWEYRWSSYREYVGRPEVAKTSLLLDMCGGREGFVAFSAGAQDGSYRFSQRTRVSDAEAQEIARAVLGGLDPIDLKALGRERRNALLFDLKEAGLSVRQIERLTGIGRGTIAKASQS, from the coding sequence ATGCCGAGAAGTGCGCGCGTCAAGGCCGAGTCCGGTTTCTACCATGTGGTGGCAAAGGGGAGCGGCGGGCAGAACCTGTTCGAGGGGCCAGCCGACTACCAGGCGTTTCTTGGCTTTCTGTCCCAGGCATGCGAGAAGCACGGCGTTGCTGTCATAGCCTTCTGCCTCATGACCAACCACGTGCACCTCCTTGTGGAGGACCCCGATGGCAACCTTAGCCAAATGATGCAGTCTTTGATGACATCCTATGCCCAGAGGTTCAACTCGACGGGCGGACACATCGGCCACGTCTTCCAGCAGCGCTTTAAAAGCCAGCCAGTCGAGGACGATGCCTACCTGCTCCAGGCGGCCCGCTACATCCACAACAATCCCGCAAGGGCGGGCATCTGCGCTGCCTGGGAGTACCGGTGGAGCAGCTACCGCGAGTACGTCGGGCGCCCCGAGGTGGCCAAGACGTCCCTTTTGCTGGACATGTGCGGTGGGCGAGAGGGGTTTGTCGCCTTCAGCGCGGGCGCGCAGGACGGCAGCTATCGCTTTTCTCAGCGAACGCGTGTGTCGGATGCCGAGGCCCAAGAGATCGCGCGTGCCGTTCTGGGCGGACTTGACCCAATTGACCTCAAGGCGCTGGGGCGAGAGCGCCGCAATGCGCTACTCTTTGACTTGAAGGAGGCCGGCTTGTCTGTCAGGCAAATCGAACGACTGACCGGCATCGGCCGAGGCACCATTGCCAAGGCATCGCAAAGTTGA
- a CDS encoding helix-turn-helix domain-containing protein, translating to MRVDLRVKHDIEARKAAIGLFERGNGYKSAAKALSVPRGTVRQWLCVYRSFGSGVLLSMDGKQARYTYEQKVAAASAVVDGGMTKAEAMAAFGIMSMSPLKKWCALYRRGGAEALRPRPKGRPSGSKARPRTREEELEERCRRLETEVAYLKKLRALVERDGL from the coding sequence ATGCGTGTCGACTTGAGGGTGAAGCACGACATCGAGGCCAGGAAGGCGGCGATCGGGCTCTTCGAGCGAGGCAACGGCTACAAGTCTGCGGCGAAGGCGCTGTCGGTCCCGCGCGGAACCGTGAGACAATGGCTCTGCGTATACCGGTCGTTCGGAAGCGGGGTGCTGCTATCCATGGACGGCAAGCAGGCCAGGTACACATACGAGCAGAAGGTCGCCGCAGCCTCCGCCGTGGTCGACGGCGGCATGACGAAGGCCGAGGCGATGGCGGCGTTCGGCATAATGTCGATGTCGCCGCTCAAGAAGTGGTGCGCGCTATACCGCCGGGGCGGCGCGGAGGCCCTGCGCCCGAGGCCCAAGGGCCGGCCGAGCGGTTCCAAGGCGAGGCCGCGGACCCGCGAGGAGGAGCTCGAGGAGCGCTGCCGAAGGCTCGAGACCGAGGTGGCCTACCTAAAAAAATTGCGTGCCCTGGTCGAGAGGGACGGGCTCTGA
- a CDS encoding IS3 family transposase has translation MRVLREEGHGLGRLLECAGMARSSYYYALSHPKAPTRPELWEAAAEIFSRTANGCGHRQIAMCLRAEQGVRIAYKTTLKMMREMGISCGIRRETDYHRYNSYRGKVGKTFENVIGRDFAADGPWEKMGTDVTEFKQPWGKAYFAPVYDFGSKEIVAWSTSLHPNMAQQHELLDQLVSKKPKGSRPILHSDMGWQYQQAGWCRRLEEAGVVQSMSRKGNCIDNGATEQVFGHIKDEFFRGRTWPDFESFKADLDDFVVHWNTRRRQVKLKGLTPEEFRRQSLAA, from the coding sequence GTGAGGGTCCTGCGCGAAGAGGGGCACGGGCTGGGGCGCCTGCTGGAGTGCGCCGGCATGGCCCGGTCCAGCTACTACTACGCGCTGTCGCACCCGAAGGCTCCCACCAGGCCCGAGCTCTGGGAGGCCGCCGCCGAGATATTCTCGCGCACCGCCAACGGGTGCGGCCACAGGCAGATCGCCATGTGCCTGCGCGCCGAGCAGGGCGTGCGCATAGCCTACAAGACGACGCTGAAGATGATGCGCGAGATGGGCATCAGCTGCGGGATCCGCCGCGAGACCGACTACCACAGGTACAACTCGTACAGGGGCAAGGTCGGAAAGACCTTCGAGAACGTCATCGGCAGGGACTTCGCCGCCGACGGGCCGTGGGAAAAGATGGGCACCGACGTCACCGAGTTCAAGCAGCCCTGGGGCAAGGCCTACTTCGCGCCGGTCTACGACTTCGGCAGCAAGGAGATCGTCGCCTGGTCCACGTCGCTGCACCCCAACATGGCTCAGCAGCACGAGCTGCTCGACCAGCTCGTGTCCAAGAAGCCCAAGGGCTCCAGGCCGATCCTGCACTCGGACATGGGCTGGCAGTACCAGCAGGCCGGTTGGTGCAGGCGGTTGGAGGAGGCCGGCGTGGTGCAGAGCATGTCCCGGAAGGGCAACTGCATCGACAACGGCGCGACGGAGCAGGTGTTCGGCCACATCAAGGACGAGTTCTTCCGTGGAAGGACGTGGCCGGACTTCGAGTCCTTCAAGGCGGACCTCGACGACTTCGTGGTCCATTGGAACACGAGGAGGCGCCAGGTTAAACTGAAGGGACTGACCCCGGAGGAGTTCCGGAGACAGTCCCTTGCGGCGTAG
- a CDS encoding amino acid ABC transporter ATP-binding protein, translating into MADAAGEPVICVEGLRKSFGDHVVLRDIDLSVNPGQVVTIIGASGSGKSTLLRCLNLLETPDAGHVWFRGKDLAADHVDVNRLREKIGMVFQGFNLFNNMDVLDNCTLAPVTLKKMTKAEAEKVALRHLDAVGLADFAHANVTRLSGGQKQRVAIARSLCMQPDLMLFDEPTSALDPEISGEVLNVMRDLAADGMTMVVVTHEMAFARNVSDEVVFMDQGVIAEKGSPDKLFTNPELPRTREFLSRYLE; encoded by the coding sequence ATGGCCGATGCCGCCGGTGAGCCGGTCATCTGCGTCGAGGGGCTGCGCAAGTCCTTCGGCGACCACGTCGTCCTGCGCGACATCGACCTCTCCGTCAACCCCGGCCAGGTCGTGACCATCATCGGCGCCTCCGGCTCTGGCAAGTCCACGCTGCTGCGCTGCCTCAACCTGCTCGAGACCCCCGACGCGGGCCACGTGTGGTTCCGCGGCAAGGACCTCGCTGCCGACCACGTGGACGTCAACCGCCTGCGCGAGAAGATCGGCATGGTGTTCCAGGGCTTCAACCTTTTCAACAACATGGATGTGCTCGACAACTGCACCCTCGCGCCCGTCACGCTCAAAAAGATGACCAAGGCCGAGGCCGAGAAGGTCGCGCTGCGCCACCTCGACGCCGTGGGCCTGGCCGACTTCGCCCATGCCAACGTCACGCGCCTGTCGGGCGGCCAGAAACAGCGTGTCGCCATCGCGCGCTCGCTGTGCATGCAGCCCGACCTCATGCTGTTCGACGAGCCGACCTCCGCGCTCGACCCCGAGATCTCGGGCGAGGTCCTGAACGTCATGCGCGACCTCGCCGCCGACGGCATGACCATGGTCGTCGTCACCCACGAGATGGCCTTCGCGCGCAACGTCTCCGACGAGGTCGTCTTCATGGACCAGGGCGTCATCGCCGAGAAAGGCTCGCCCGATAAGCTCTTCACCAACCCCGAGCTGCCCCGCACCCGCGAGTTCCTCTCCCGCTACCTCGAGTAA